In Lathyrus oleraceus cultivar Zhongwan6 chromosome 2, CAAS_Psat_ZW6_1.0, whole genome shotgun sequence, the DNA window aatataataaaatagcCTTCCCCAAAGAAGACTAAGCGCTATCTGATTTCCTCCGGAGGTGCCAGAAGAAGCAATTAGAGGTTATGATGTGCCCCCGATGCAACACCGTGTTCGACAAGAAAGCGGCCCAAAACCTCGAGGGAGTAAGGAGGGTAAAACACCAAGGGGATCAGAGAGTCGTTCAAGATCAACCGGTTGTTCATCCCATAAGGGCTTTCGACCCAAGGAGGTACTATGATCCAAGAAGGCCTATGGTGAACCTGGGTGAAACCAAACGAAAAGGTCCTGCTGCCATACCCATCTCTTTCAAACCCAACACAGAGGCGTCAAATGGAAAGTGGGTGAAGCCAGTCGATGGCGGGAGACGCGACCAAGGAAAACGACAGAACTTCGAGGTCGATAGAGGTTCGTCGTTGGTATATCGCAGGGAGTTTCAGGCTGACAAAAAAACCTCTCATATCTCTGAAAACTACAAAGGAAAAACCCCATGACAAGGTCTCAATAGAGAAGGGAACAGAGAAGGAGGAAAGCACAAAGGGAGGTTGGCGAAAAGGAAAAAGCTGAATCCAACACCAATGTGCCTGCAAGGAAAAAGGAGGACTTAAGCTTTGACAAAAGAAAGTTTACTGCTCCAGTAGAGGCGGATAGAGAAAAATATGATCGAATGGCTGTAGAGGACGAAATATTGACAGATGATTTTGACTCTGGATCAGAGGCTTCTTTGGATATCTTAGTCAACGTGGTATCTGTGATGCCCAGGGAGTTCGACTAAATCACAGAGGTCGAAGACACCAATAGCACTACAGAAAGAGAAATGGTTTCTCATAAGTCAGTATGCTACTATGTGATGAACAATGGTTGCGTGGAGGAGCAAAATGCCTTCTTCGAGCGGCCCGACGAGGCTATGAAGAGTCATCTTAAGCCTCTCTCTATTACTAAGAAGGTCGAAGATATCCCAATTAATAAAATTCTAATGGACTGCGGAGCAACGGTGAATCTGATACTGCACCATATGCTGAGAAAAATTGGCAAGTACGACACAGATGCCAAACCCCACGATATGGTGCTTTCCAATTATAAAGGAAAGGTGGGTTCCACCCTAGGTGTAATCCAGGTCGAGTTAACTGTAGGAACGGTGAGCAAATCCATAATTTTTATGATTGTGGAGACAAAGGTCAACTACAATTTGTTACTTGGAAGAGAATGGATACATGGGGTCGGGGTTGTACCATCATCGGATCATCATATGGCATCTTGATGGTATTGTGGAGAATATAGAAGCAGACCAAGGTTACTTCAAGACCCCTATCAACCATACCGACAGACGCCAGTTCGACAAACATTTGGCCAATATTGCTTCATATGATTCAACCGATTTTGCATTCACTCCAAACGACAATGCATATTGTTCCCTATCGTTGCACCCTTACAATGGCTTTTGCTGAGACAGAGAAATGGTGGGAGAATACGAATTTGGATACCTAGGAGCATCAGGAGTTAAACCCATAGGTTGGGGAAGAGAATTCAGTGTTGATGACTGAGTTCGAAGTGCTAAAAAGTATTTCGGCTTACATAGCTGAAAACAAGCAGCAATCAGCCTTGGAGGCTAAAGTAAAAAGCATGGTTGTCGAAGCCAGTAAAGATCTCATCAAATAGATCCTGGAAAAGACTTTGATCCAATGCCATCTGATAAGGTTCAAAATGAAGATCAAGGCCAGAGGCTCGAAGTTATCTATGATGATGAGCCTTTGGGTGTTGAGAAGGATCCGCTAGCAACAAATGTTAAAATGTTGGCTCAAGATCCACTTGAGGAAATAGACTTAGGAGGAGGATTGATAAAAAGGCCAACTTACATTAGCGTCAATATCAGCCCTCAACTTAGAGTCGAAGTAGTCCAGTTGTTGAAGGAGTTCAAAGACTATTTCACGTGGGACTATgacgagatgcctggtttgaGTAGAGATCTGGTCGAATTAAAGTTGCCAATCAAGCCTGGAAAGAAGCCTATCAAGCAGAACCCAAGGAGATTTGCACCTGCAATACTCTcgaagatcaaagaggaggttgaaaggcttcttcgttGTAACTTCATTCGtacaaccaggtatgtcgaatggcTAGCTAATATTGTGCCTGTTATTAACATCTGACAAGACTTTAGGGAGAATATTGgctcaagaggatgataatggcgtcgaaagagccatctactacctcagtagggtcttaaatgatgcagaaactaggtataacatagttgaaaaattatgtttatgcttgtatttctcttgtacaaagttgaagcattatataaaacctgttgaAGAAAATCCATAAAAGACCCCCTTAGGAGAAGGTTTACTGGAAAAGTTCTACAAGGGAAAATTTTCTAAGAGACATATTTTGCTTGGGGAGGAAAGATAGCATGGGGAATATCATTATCAACACGAAGTTGAAGAATGACTTACTGGGAAATAATTCAATGAGCACACCCGAGGCAATAACTCTTCTCAGAGAAACACTATCAACTTGAGTGAGGACTGTCCTAGATACTTGTGATTGACCCTAGATCCTGATTTATGTTATGTTTAATTTTGTATGTCGTTCCACTTTAGGTGGAAACACCatgcatgaaatgatgcatgGAGATGCGTGCAAGGATGCAACTATTGGGTATTTTTAGGTGCATGTAGGAATACAAATAATTTTGTTCATTTCTATGAAGTTTCCCGTTTTAGTGGGAATGTTATGCATACAATGATGCATATTTGATGAAAACTTCTTGTCTCGGCAAGAGAGTCTTTTATGAAACTTCCTGTTTCCGCATGAAAATTATGGATGTATATGAAATGCATGTAGGAATGCAAACATGTGATTATTTTGGATTGGTCTTCCTCTTTGAAGGTGAGATCATTTTTGGGTACCAATGTCAATTGAATTTGAGTTTATGTGGATGCCAGCAACGTGGACTTTGGTTTTTTTGGTAGTTTCCAATATGGATTGGAATTTTGGTTGGTAAAAGGATTTTACTTTCCGACACTCGGTCTTTGATGATGCGATGATCGGAGGATAGTGTGGATACACTTGGTTCTCAGAGTTTTGATTTGTTGCTAATAAGCTATGTGTTTGTTCCTGAGAGAACCTCAACTTATATGGCTTACATGCCATGACGACTTTTAAATGATTTTCCTGAGCGTAACGACATGATCCATGCATGACGATTGTGCATTTGTTAGGCCTTAAGGCTTTTTGTCAAGATATGATGTTGTGCTACTGTGATCTCTGGATACTTACTTTGAGCTTAATAGTTGCTAGTGTCTGGTACCGCCTGCTTGATCATTTTGAAAGTATGGGGAGAACCTTCCCCTTTGCAACTTATCTGCCCCAATCTGTAGGGTCTTTGAAGGAATTTTCCTTGAATGGGAACTTGGGAACATATATGCCATACTATGGCTTGAACTAATTTTCCCCAGTATCTGAATCTTGTAGTGTTCTGCCCCTGACTAACCGGTTCTTAAAATGGTTCATGTCCAATTAACTAATCTTTGGAGGTTTGGATGACTCTTGAGATGACTTGCCCCTGACTGAGCCTTTGAGGGGCTTTCCCCTAATCAATTGATGCTCAGAGATTTTTTTCAGACTGGTCAATTCTTAGGTCAACATAGTCATTGGATTCCATTCCCATGATCTATAGGGTTATGAGGTGGTCTCAATTCGAGTCAGCACCAATAAATGTTCAAGTTCCTCTTTGAATGCTTCTTTACTAGAATTTCCTTGATGTCAAGTCCTGGGTTGCAGTTAAAATTGTTCATTCAGAAACTATAATTATAATGCAATGCTTATGTAggtttaaaaaaatatttattggaatgatgtggtagtgtgtgacgagtggaccattGGTCCAAACGTAATGctgatttagctagtgtgtgaaAGTTATAACGAGAATATGACATCAAAATAGAAGATTAGAAAATATCTAGGAGTTATCTTATGCAACCTTGTTGTAGCATGatttcaaaataaaccctgcttcaattaggtctttcGAGAGTTTtaacgtggcttggttcacggctattgaaacaaaggatataaggctcaaagttcatTTTAACCCACCCATTATTCATGATGATCTCTAGTTCTACATTCAGTTAATTCAACACACGCATTCTTCTTCCAAGAGAGTTCGAGGGGGTAAGATTGAAGATGACGATTcaagattttcttgaaatggTAGTCACCTTGTTTTGTTTTTGTCATGGTTGTCGATGACCCTTCGATTCTTGATATGGTTATCAACGATTATTGTTTTTTTCCTTGCTGAGGATTTAACGACCTCTTTTGATTCTTTTTTTGgtatccctaattttttcctagactGCTTTTTCGAAGCTGTTAGTCCTCCGGGAtttccctaatttttgcctaagttgcctaTTTGGAtgtttgacttagcgggctttctCTTTTTTGGTTTGGAAAGGCTTATGACTGCTATGTTATCAGTCATTAAAGAACAATTGACATAAATTTTGAATTTTTCATAAGTCTTTCGACACTTCAGCACATGTGCGAATAATATCATGTGATTGATCTCAGACGACATGTATTCTCTTGCAATTCGAATTCGgagtcagattaact includes these proteins:
- the LOC127121688 gene encoding uncharacterized protein LOC127121688; translation: MVSHKSVCYYVMNNGCVEEQNAFFERPDEAMKSHLKPLSITKKVEDIPINKILMDCGATVNLILHHMLRKIGKYDTDAKPHDMVLSNYKGKVGSTLGVIQVELTVGTVSKSIIFMIVETKVNYNLLLGREWIHGVGVVPSSDHHMAS